One Nocardioides oleivorans DNA segment encodes these proteins:
- a CDS encoding carbohydrate ABC transporter permease, with product MTHIDEAPRPATAVAPAQGRAKKLPGRDRATVIIMVTIPLVLVVLLVWVPALLSVVLSFGKWNGFGDLDTIEWVGVQNYQDIFTIYPAFWPAVQHNLIWLGFLFVFPTVLGMLLAVVLDREMKGSRFYQTAFYMPVVLSLALIGFIWQLFYSRDQGLINQVFHSQVDWYGDPDINLWAVLVATAWRHTGYIMLIYLAGLKGVDASLREAAAVDGASEVKTFFHVIFPVMRPINMVVIVIVVIESLRAFDLVWVINKGRNGLEVIGALVAQNVIGEATRYGFGSALAVIMMLISSIFITIYLRTVFREERNR from the coding sequence ATGACCCACATCGACGAGGCGCCACGGCCGGCGACGGCCGTGGCGCCGGCCCAGGGCCGGGCGAAGAAGCTCCCGGGGCGCGACCGCGCGACGGTCATCATCATGGTGACGATCCCGCTGGTCCTGGTGGTCCTGCTGGTCTGGGTGCCGGCCCTGCTCTCGGTCGTGCTGTCGTTCGGCAAGTGGAACGGGTTCGGTGACCTCGACACGATCGAGTGGGTCGGCGTCCAGAACTACCAGGACATCTTCACCATCTACCCGGCCTTCTGGCCGGCCGTGCAGCACAACCTGATCTGGCTCGGCTTCCTGTTCGTCTTCCCCACTGTCCTGGGCATGCTCCTCGCCGTGGTGCTCGACCGGGAGATGAAGGGCAGCCGGTTCTACCAGACGGCGTTCTACATGCCGGTCGTCCTGTCGCTGGCCCTCATCGGCTTCATCTGGCAGCTCTTCTACTCCCGCGACCAGGGGCTCATCAACCAGGTCTTCCACTCGCAGGTGGACTGGTACGGCGACCCCGACATCAACCTGTGGGCGGTGCTGGTCGCCACGGCCTGGCGTCACACCGGCTACATCATGCTGATCTACCTGGCGGGCCTGAAGGGTGTCGACGCCAGCCTCCGCGAGGCGGCAGCGGTCGACGGTGCCAGCGAGGTGAAGACCTTCTTCCACGTGATCTTCCCGGTCATGCGGCCGATCAACATGGTCGTCATCGTCATCGTGGTCATCGAGTCACTGCGCGCCTTCGACCTGGTGTGGGTGATCAACAAGGGCCGCAACGGCCTGGAGGTCATCGGCGCCCTGGTCGCACAGAACGTCATCGGCGAGGCCACGCGCTACGGCTTCGGCTCCGCTCTCGCCGTCATCATGATGCTCATCTCGTCGATCTTCATCACCATCTACCTGCGGACCGTGTTCCGTGAGGAGCGCAACCGATGA
- a CDS encoding ABC transporter substrate-binding protein — MSATRRSVMRGMALSGLAVGGANLLAACGGDEGGAASGAGASVKFGINEAEGTGAAYDRLKAIGEAYAKESGTKVALNAVDHNTFQESINTYLQGTPDDVFTWFAGFRMSQFAENGLITDLSEEWPIDGLGDSFKQAATASDGKQYFVPISYYPWAVFYRKSVFEKNGWTAPTTNDDFMALMDDMQGKGVTPFAFGDKDGWPAMGTFDILNMRLNGFDFHMSLMAGDEAWDGDEVKGVFDTWRKLLPYHQEDPLGRTWQEAATSMGKGECGMYLLGTFVVDALGENGEDLDFFTFPELDSSIGSDALDAPIDGFCVAAAGKNQEAGKAMAKWLGSAAAADAGNNNADAPFIAANDGASTSTYSDLQKKSAEVVGAAANIAQFMDRDTNADFANTVMIPSIQAFLKDPDDIDGVTSSIQEQANSIFG, encoded by the coding sequence ATGTCGGCGACGCGTCGCTCGGTGATGCGCGGCATGGCGCTCAGCGGCCTCGCCGTCGGAGGCGCCAACCTGCTCGCCGCATGCGGTGGCGACGAGGGCGGCGCGGCGTCCGGTGCGGGGGCATCGGTGAAGTTCGGCATCAACGAGGCGGAGGGGACCGGTGCCGCCTACGACCGCCTCAAGGCGATCGGCGAGGCCTACGCGAAGGAGTCCGGCACCAAGGTCGCGCTCAACGCGGTCGACCACAACACGTTCCAGGAGAGCATCAACACCTACCTCCAGGGCACGCCCGACGACGTCTTCACCTGGTTCGCCGGCTTCCGGATGTCGCAGTTCGCCGAGAACGGGCTGATCACCGACCTCAGCGAGGAGTGGCCGATCGACGGGCTCGGCGACTCGTTCAAGCAGGCGGCCACCGCGTCGGACGGCAAGCAGTACTTCGTGCCGATCAGCTACTACCCGTGGGCGGTCTTCTACCGCAAGTCGGTCTTCGAGAAGAACGGCTGGACCGCGCCGACCACCAACGACGACTTCATGGCCCTGATGGACGACATGCAGGGCAAGGGCGTCACCCCGTTCGCCTTCGGCGACAAGGACGGGTGGCCCGCGATGGGCACCTTCGACATCCTCAACATGCGGCTCAACGGCTTCGACTTCCACATGAGCCTGATGGCCGGGGACGAGGCCTGGGACGGCGACGAGGTCAAGGGCGTCTTCGACACCTGGCGCAAGCTGCTGCCCTACCACCAGGAGGACCCGCTGGGCCGCACCTGGCAGGAGGCCGCGACCTCGATGGGCAAGGGCGAGTGCGGGATGTACCTCCTCGGCACCTTCGTGGTGGACGCCCTCGGTGAGAACGGCGAGGACCTCGACTTCTTCACCTTCCCCGAGCTCGACTCCTCGATCGGGTCCGACGCGCTCGACGCACCCATCGACGGCTTCTGCGTCGCCGCGGCCGGCAAGAACCAGGAGGCCGGCAAGGCGATGGCGAAGTGGCTCGGCAGCGCCGCCGCCGCCGACGCGGGCAACAACAACGCGGACGCGCCGTTCATCGCCGCCAACGACGGCGCCAGCACCTCGACCTACAGCGACCTGCAGAAGAAGTCCGCGGAGGTCGTGGGTGCTGCGGCCAACATCGCCCAGTTCATGGATCGCGACACCAACGCCGACTTCGCCAACACGGTGATGATCCCGTCCATCCAGGCCTTCCTGAAGGACCCCGACGACATCGACGGGGTCACCTCCAGCATCCAGGAGCAGGCCAACTCGATCTTCGGCTGA
- a CDS encoding DeoR/GlpR family DNA-binding transcription regulator — MLAAQRRSRILAELSRDGTVRVTDLVELLGVSDMTVRRDLVALHRDGLLEKVHGGALAVAEPSSSEPGFAAKSVQLRQEKEAIAAAAASLVHTGMAIAVSAGTTTHALTEHIARIPNLTVVTNSVWVADVLHRTGDATTSVLLTGGLRTPSDALVGPVAVSSLRTLHVDAFFMGVHGMDLRAGFSTPNLLESETNRAMIERSRRLIVLADSSKWGVVGLSSMAGLSEAAVLVTDSGLSAHASGALADHVGELVVVDPADMDDLDTVEDA, encoded by the coding sequence ATGCTCGCCGCGCAGAGGCGGAGCCGGATCCTGGCCGAGCTCAGCCGCGACGGCACCGTGCGGGTCACCGACCTCGTCGAGCTGCTCGGGGTCTCCGACATGACCGTGCGCCGCGACCTCGTCGCGCTGCACCGCGACGGCCTGCTCGAGAAGGTCCACGGCGGGGCGCTCGCCGTGGCCGAGCCGTCGTCGTCCGAGCCGGGGTTCGCCGCCAAGTCCGTGCAGCTGCGCCAGGAGAAGGAGGCGATCGCCGCCGCCGCAGCGTCGCTCGTGCACACCGGCATGGCCATCGCCGTCTCCGCCGGCACCACGACCCACGCACTCACCGAGCACATCGCCCGCATCCCGAACCTCACGGTCGTCACCAACTCCGTGTGGGTCGCCGACGTGCTGCACCGCACCGGCGACGCCACCACCTCGGTGCTGCTCACCGGCGGGCTCCGCACCCCCTCGGACGCACTGGTCGGTCCGGTGGCGGTCTCGTCGCTGCGCACCCTGCACGTCGACGCGTTCTTCATGGGGGTGCACGGCATGGACCTGCGCGCGGGGTTCAGCACCCCCAACCTCCTGGAGAGCGAGACCAACCGCGCGATGATCGAGCGCTCACGCCGGCTCATCGTGCTCGCCGACTCCAGCAAGTGGGGGGTCGTCGGGCTCAGCAGCATGGCCGGGCTCTCGGAGGCAGCCGTGCTGGTCACCGACTCCGGGCTCTCGGCGCACGCCAGCGGCGCGCTCGCCGACCACGTCGGCGAGCTGGTGGTCGTCGACCCCGCCGACATGGACGACCTCGACACCGTGGAGGACGCATGA
- a CDS encoding beta-galactosidase, whose translation MPTPLPALAFGGDYNPEQWSREAHVEDRALMRDAGVDLVTLGVFSWAWLQPGPDQWDFGWLDEQMDELHAAGVRVDLATATASPPPWLARRHPEILPVTHDGTTLWPGGRQAFCPSSPVYREHALALCTALAERYRDHPALALWHVSNELGCHNARCYCDVSAAAFRTWLRRTYDDDVARLNDAWGTAFWSQRYDDFEQVLPPRSAPTHANPTQQLDFLRFSSDQLLDNFVVERDVLHRLSPGVPVTTNFMVMRQTMEMDYLRWGRELDIVSNDHYLISAEPTGHRELAFSADLTRGTADGKPWLLMEHSTSAVNWQPRNRAKVDGEMIRNSMTHVARGADAVLFFQWRASRAGAEKFHSGLLPHAGTDTRQWREVVELSRTLDAIEEVAGSTARNRAAILFDYEAWWGCELDSHPSVDVRYRDRAEDLHRSLSAHGVGVDVVHPSTDLTGYDLVVVPTLYLASDATVAAITAAAEAGATVVITYFSGIVDEHDHIRLGGYPGGFRDLLGVRSTEFLPLMEGEQVRVEGLGDGAVVADVWAEDLELTGAEAVASYVDGPAAGVPAITRRTVGSGAAWYVATRLDESGTDRLVAQVVAEAGLERLPGASATVEVTRRVGEEASWLFVINHDTGPASVPVHGVELVSGQEAAGDLVVPAGGVAVVREVATPGRSA comes from the coding sequence ATGCCGACTCCCCTGCCAGCGCTGGCCTTCGGTGGCGACTACAACCCCGAGCAGTGGTCCCGCGAGGCCCATGTCGAGGACCGCGCCCTGATGCGGGACGCGGGCGTCGACCTCGTCACCCTCGGCGTCTTCTCGTGGGCCTGGCTGCAACCCGGGCCGGACCAGTGGGACTTCGGCTGGCTCGACGAGCAGATGGACGAGCTGCACGCGGCCGGCGTCCGGGTGGACCTCGCCACCGCGACAGCGTCCCCGCCCCCGTGGCTGGCCCGCCGGCACCCGGAGATCCTCCCGGTGACGCACGACGGCACCACCTTGTGGCCGGGCGGCCGGCAGGCCTTCTGCCCCAGCTCCCCGGTCTACCGCGAGCACGCGCTGGCGCTGTGCACCGCACTCGCCGAGCGCTACCGCGACCACCCCGCACTGGCTCTGTGGCACGTCTCCAACGAGCTCGGCTGCCACAACGCCCGCTGCTACTGCGACGTGAGCGCGGCGGCGTTCCGCACCTGGCTGCGCCGGACGTACGACGACGACGTGGCACGCCTCAACGACGCCTGGGGCACCGCCTTCTGGTCGCAGCGCTACGACGACTTCGAGCAGGTGCTGCCGCCCCGGTCGGCCCCGACCCACGCCAACCCCACCCAGCAGCTCGACTTCCTGCGCTTCTCCTCCGACCAGCTGCTCGACAACTTCGTCGTCGAGCGCGACGTGCTGCACCGCCTCTCCCCCGGCGTGCCGGTGACGACCAACTTCATGGTCATGCGCCAGACGATGGAGATGGACTACCTGCGCTGGGGACGCGAGCTCGACATCGTGTCCAACGACCACTACCTGATCTCCGCGGAGCCGACCGGCCACCGTGAGCTGGCCTTCAGCGCCGACCTCACCCGGGGCACGGCCGACGGGAAGCCGTGGCTGCTGATGGAGCACTCGACCAGCGCGGTGAACTGGCAGCCGCGCAACCGGGCCAAGGTGGACGGCGAGATGATCCGCAACTCGATGACCCACGTCGCCCGAGGCGCCGATGCCGTCCTGTTCTTCCAGTGGCGTGCCTCGCGCGCCGGGGCCGAGAAGTTCCACTCCGGGCTGCTCCCCCACGCCGGCACCGACACCCGCCAGTGGCGCGAGGTCGTCGAGCTGTCACGCACCCTCGACGCGATCGAGGAGGTCGCGGGCAGCACTGCGCGCAACCGGGCCGCGATCCTCTTCGACTACGAGGCCTGGTGGGGCTGCGAGCTCGACTCGCACCCCAGCGTCGACGTGCGCTACCGCGACCGCGCCGAGGACCTGCACCGCTCGCTCTCGGCCCACGGGGTCGGGGTCGACGTCGTCCACCCCAGCACCGACCTGACGGGCTACGACCTCGTCGTCGTGCCGACCCTCTACCTCGCCTCCGACGCGACCGTCGCCGCCATCACGGCGGCGGCCGAGGCCGGGGCGACGGTCGTGATCACCTACTTCAGCGGGATCGTCGACGAGCACGACCACATCCGCCTCGGCGGATATCCCGGCGGTTTCCGCGACCTGCTCGGCGTGCGCAGCACCGAGTTCCTCCCGCTGATGGAGGGCGAGCAGGTCCGCGTCGAGGGCCTGGGCGACGGCGCGGTCGTCGCCGACGTGTGGGCCGAGGACCTCGAGCTGACGGGTGCGGAGGCGGTGGCGTCGTACGTCGACGGGCCCGCGGCGGGCGTGCCTGCCATCACCCGGCGCACCGTCGGCTCCGGCGCCGCGTGGTACGTCGCCACCCGCCTCGACGAGTCCGGCACCGACCGGCTCGTGGCGCAGGTGGTCGCCGAGGCCGGGCTCGAGCGGCTGCCCGGGGCGTCCGCCACGGTCGAGGTCACCCGCCGCGTGGGTGAGGAGGCGAGCTGGCTCTTCGTGATCAACCACGACACCGGTCCGGCCTCCGTCCCGGTCCACGGCGTCGAGCTCGTCAGCGGGCAGGAGGCGGCGGGCGACCTGGTCGTGCCGGCCGGTGGTGTCGCCGTGGTCCGCGAGGTCGCCACGCCTGGTCGGAGCGCCTGA
- a CDS encoding PTS sugar transporter subunit IIA, translating to MTDVLAPCPGRVIAMADVPDPVFAEEMVGPGVAIEPAPGPTTVVSPIAGKVLKVMPHAFVVMGDGVGVLVHLGINTVRLEGEGFEVVAEQGSEVAAGDPMITWDPSGLPAAAAGQDVSPVVPVVLMDAPKGSVTSDAIGGDVAAGDLLFVTA from the coding sequence GTGACCGACGTCCTCGCACCGTGCCCCGGGAGGGTCATCGCGATGGCCGACGTGCCCGACCCTGTCTTCGCCGAGGAGATGGTCGGCCCGGGCGTCGCGATCGAGCCCGCACCCGGCCCGACGACCGTGGTCTCCCCGATCGCGGGCAAGGTGCTGAAGGTGATGCCGCACGCATTCGTCGTGATGGGTGACGGCGTCGGTGTCCTGGTGCACCTCGGCATCAACACCGTGCGCCTCGAGGGGGAGGGCTTCGAGGTCGTCGCCGAGCAGGGGAGCGAGGTGGCCGCCGGTGACCCGATGATCACGTGGGACCCGTCCGGGCTGCCCGCCGCGGCCGCCGGTCAGGACGTCTCGCCCGTCGTGCCCGTCGTGCTGATGGACGCGCCGAAGGGCTCGGTCACGAGCGACGCCATCGGTGGCGACGTGGCGGCCGGCGACCTGTTGTTCGTCACCGCATGA
- a CDS encoding HAD family hydrolase produces MTSISALLLDLDGTLVNSEPLHREGYRIYFAAKGWDVPDLTIFTGRRALDVLETEPGPWTGLDPRTVLEEILRHVPDEDPDPVVGARELVLGARASGTPVAIVTSAGPGWVERSLRSLGLDVDSVDLVVTALDVSAGKPDPEGFALACARLGVDPAGAVAAEDSPAGIRAAVAAGVRRVHGIATTHDAAELRDAGAVAVHDDARPLVDLLGAG; encoded by the coding sequence ATGACGAGCATCTCGGCGCTCCTCCTCGACCTCGACGGCACCCTCGTCAACTCCGAGCCCCTCCACCGTGAGGGCTACCGGATCTACTTCGCCGCGAAGGGCTGGGACGTCCCCGACCTGACCATCTTCACCGGTCGGCGCGCCCTCGACGTCCTGGAGACCGAGCCCGGTCCGTGGACCGGCCTCGACCCGCGGACCGTGCTCGAGGAGATCCTCCGCCACGTCCCCGACGAGGACCCGGACCCCGTGGTCGGCGCCCGGGAGCTCGTCCTCGGCGCCCGCGCCTCCGGGACGCCCGTCGCGATCGTGACCAGCGCCGGACCCGGGTGGGTCGAGCGCTCACTGCGCTCACTCGGGCTCGACGTCGACTCGGTCGACCTGGTCGTCACCGCCCTCGACGTGTCGGCGGGCAAACCCGACCCCGAGGGCTTCGCGCTGGCCTGCGCGCGCCTCGGCGTCGATCCTGCCGGGGCGGTCGCGGCCGAGGACTCGCCGGCAGGCATCCGTGCGGCGGTCGCCGCCGGCGTACGCCGTGTGCACGGGATCGCCACGACCCACGACGCCGCCGAGCTCCGCGACGCAGGTGCGGTCGCGGTGCACGACGACGCGCGACCGCTGGTGGACCTGCTCGGAGCAGGCTGA
- a CDS encoding carbohydrate ABC transporter permease, with protein sequence MTYETPVATPAPARATPPTRKEGGVLSKRRGTIATVIVALLALAWLFPLLWALVNSFREYDYTQANGYLSFGGWTTSNYEQAWTQGNFGLHMRNSLLITVPAVLLTLWLSSMVAFVLARFSYRFNLALLGVFLAANLLPPQALLIPVFRMFREVPLPYFMSDSGSMLNSFWALILVNTAFQLGFCTFVLSNYMKTLPHEIYESAELDGASVWRQYWQLTMPLVRPALAALATLQVTWVYNEFFWATVLIQQGNKLPVTSALNNLRGQFFTDTNLVAAGSIIVALPVLVVFFALQKQFVSGLTLGSTKG encoded by the coding sequence ATGACCTACGAGACGCCCGTCGCGACCCCGGCCCCGGCACGGGCGACGCCCCCGACCCGCAAGGAGGGGGGCGTGCTCAGCAAGCGCCGCGGCACGATCGCCACGGTCATCGTCGCGCTGCTCGCGCTGGCGTGGCTCTTCCCGCTGCTGTGGGCGCTCGTCAACTCCTTCCGGGAGTACGACTACACCCAGGCCAACGGCTACCTGTCCTTCGGCGGCTGGACGACCAGCAACTACGAGCAGGCGTGGACGCAGGGCAACTTCGGGCTGCACATGAGGAACTCGCTGCTCATCACCGTCCCGGCGGTGCTGCTCACGCTCTGGCTGTCCTCGATGGTCGCCTTCGTGCTCGCCCGCTTCAGCTACCGCTTCAACCTCGCCCTGCTCGGCGTCTTCCTCGCCGCCAACCTGCTGCCGCCGCAGGCGCTGCTCATCCCGGTCTTCCGGATGTTCCGCGAGGTCCCGCTGCCGTACTTCATGAGCGACTCGGGGTCGATGCTCAACAGCTTCTGGGCGCTGATCCTCGTCAACACGGCCTTCCAGCTGGGCTTCTGCACCTTCGTGCTGAGCAACTACATGAAGACGCTGCCGCACGAGATCTACGAGTCGGCCGAGCTCGACGGCGCGAGCGTGTGGCGCCAGTACTGGCAGCTGACGATGCCGTTGGTCCGACCCGCGCTCGCCGCCCTCGCGACGCTGCAGGTCACCTGGGTCTACAACGAGTTCTTCTGGGCCACCGTCCTCATCCAGCAGGGGAACAAGCTCCCGGTGACCTCGGCGCTGAACAACCTGCGCGGTCAGTTCTTCACCGACACCAACCTCGTCGCGGCCGGCTCGATCATCGTGGCGCTGCCGGTGCTCGTCGTGTTCTTCGCGCTGCAGAAGCAGTTCGTGTCCGGTCTGACCCTGGGCTCGACCAAGGGCTGA
- the nagA gene encoding N-acetylglucosamine-6-phosphate deacetylase → MLLAAAQVVTPARILAPGWLLLDGERIVEVGEGVPPRTPDVDLGDATVVPGFIDLHVHGGGGASFDAGTADAAATVVDAHLAHGTTSMAASLVTDTRARMADAVRELALLVDDGHLAGVHLEGPWLSPRRSGAHQPGSLADPTPEAIEALLDAGGGAVRMVTLAPELPGGIDAVRLLAARGVVAAIGHTDATYDVSREALDAGARLGTHLFNAMRPLHHRDPGPVGALLDSPVDVELIADGVHLHPAVLRTVFGAKPDQCVLVTDAMAAAGAPDGDYDLGPMAIEVREGVARLASPDGDGAIAGSTLTMDAAVRYAVRTAGLPLLDVVRAASTTPARVWGLADVGALEAGRRADLVALDAGLEVVRVMRAGRWVGR, encoded by the coding sequence ATGCTCCTCGCAGCAGCACAGGTGGTCACCCCGGCGCGGATCCTCGCGCCGGGGTGGCTCCTCCTCGACGGCGAGCGGATCGTCGAGGTCGGCGAGGGCGTGCCCCCACGCACCCCCGACGTCGACCTGGGCGACGCGACCGTCGTGCCCGGCTTCATCGACCTCCACGTGCACGGCGGCGGTGGGGCCTCCTTCGACGCGGGTACGGCGGACGCGGCGGCCACCGTCGTCGACGCCCACCTGGCGCACGGCACCACCTCGATGGCGGCGAGCCTGGTCACCGACACGCGAGCGCGGATGGCCGACGCCGTCCGCGAGCTGGCCCTGCTGGTCGACGACGGCCACCTCGCCGGCGTGCACCTCGAGGGTCCGTGGCTCAGCCCGCGCCGGTCCGGCGCGCACCAGCCCGGCTCCCTCGCCGATCCCACGCCGGAGGCGATCGAGGCGCTCCTCGACGCCGGCGGCGGTGCGGTCCGGATGGTCACCCTCGCCCCCGAGCTGCCCGGCGGCATCGACGCCGTACGACTCCTCGCGGCCCGTGGCGTGGTCGCCGCGATCGGCCACACCGATGCGACGTACGACGTCTCCCGCGAGGCGCTCGACGCCGGCGCACGGCTCGGCACCCACCTCTTCAACGCGATGCGACCGCTGCACCACCGCGACCCCGGACCGGTCGGCGCGCTCCTCGACTCCCCCGTCGACGTCGAGCTGATCGCCGACGGCGTGCACCTGCACCCCGCCGTGCTGCGGACCGTGTTCGGTGCGAAGCCCGACCAGTGCGTGCTGGTCACCGACGCGATGGCGGCCGCGGGCGCACCCGACGGCGACTACGACCTCGGGCCGATGGCGATCGAGGTGCGCGAGGGCGTCGCCCGGCTGGCCTCGCCCGACGGCGACGGTGCCATCGCCGGCTCGACGCTCACGATGGACGCCGCGGTGCGCTACGCCGTGCGCACGGCCGGGCTGCCGCTGCTCGACGTCGTCCGGGCGGCGAGCACGACGCCCGCCCGCGTGTGGGGCCTGGCCGACGTCGGCGCGCTGGAGGCCGGCCGGCGGGCCGACCTGGTCGCGCTCGACGCCGGCCTCGAGGTCGTACGGGTGATGCGGGCAGGCCGCTGGGTCGGCCGCTGA
- a CDS encoding GntR family transcriptional regulator translates to MARRIDDGPRPKHVQLSDVLAELATRDLGPDAAIPSERELMATYDVSRATVRKAIDSLVAGGLLHRIQGKGTFVARPRVESHLHLASFSDDMRRRGLEPSTRLMLVDEERPPAEVARSLRLGARGTAWRIDRVRLADGQPMAIEQGWYPQSLLPGLDTEDLTGSLYTLFAGRYGLVIDAAEQTLWGEAAEGATARRLESPTHTPLLVFRRVSSAAGTPVEHVVSRYRGDRYQVHMNLGATPDATGKKRTTSTTGRDRSS, encoded by the coding sequence ATGGCCCGCAGGATCGACGACGGCCCCCGGCCCAAGCACGTCCAGCTCAGTGACGTGCTGGCCGAGCTCGCGACCCGCGACCTCGGCCCCGACGCGGCCATCCCGTCCGAGCGCGAGCTGATGGCGACGTACGACGTCTCGCGCGCCACCGTGCGCAAGGCGATCGACAGCCTGGTCGCGGGCGGCCTGCTCCACCGGATCCAGGGCAAGGGGACCTTCGTCGCCCGTCCCCGCGTGGAGAGTCACCTCCACCTGGCCTCGTTCTCCGACGACATGCGGCGTCGAGGGCTCGAGCCCTCGACCCGGCTGATGCTCGTCGACGAGGAGCGCCCGCCGGCCGAGGTGGCCCGCTCGCTGCGGCTCGGCGCCCGCGGCACGGCCTGGCGCATCGACCGCGTGCGGCTCGCGGACGGCCAGCCGATGGCGATCGAGCAGGGGTGGTATCCCCAGTCCCTGCTGCCCGGCCTCGACACCGAGGACCTCACCGGCTCGCTCTACACGCTCTTCGCCGGGCGCTACGGCCTCGTCATCGACGCGGCCGAGCAGACCCTGTGGGGCGAGGCGGCCGAGGGCGCGACCGCCCGCCGCCTCGAGTCCCCCACCCACACCCCGCTCCTCGTCTTCCGCCGCGTGTCCAGCGCGGCCGGCACCCCGGTCGAGCACGTCGTCTCGCGCTATCGCGGCGACCGCTACCAGGTGCACATGAACCTCGGCGCCACCCCCGACGCCACAGGAAAGAAGCGCACGACCAGCACCACCGGAAGGGATCGATCCTCGTGA
- a CDS encoding glucose PTS transporter subunit EIIB, giving the protein MVVARSSCQGQLSRTARQGRPGHRTKGTDMSSKAEQILAGLGGAENIVEIEACITRLRTEVKDGARVDQAALKAAGAHGVMASGTIVQVVVGPEADNLADDIEDLM; this is encoded by the coding sequence ATGGTGGTGGCACGCTCGAGTTGTCAAGGACAGTTGTCAAGGACAGCCCGTCAAGGACGACCCGGTCACCGGACGAAAGGCACAGACATGAGCAGCAAGGCAGAGCAGATCCTCGCCGGCCTCGGCGGCGCCGAGAACATCGTGGAGATCGAGGCGTGCATCACCCGGCTGCGCACCGAGGTCAAGGACGGCGCCCGTGTGGACCAGGCCGCCCTCAAGGCCGCCGGCGCGCACGGCGTGATGGCGAGCGGCACCATCGTCCAGGTCGTCGTCGGGCCCGAGGCGGACAACCTCGCCGACGACATCGAGGACCTGATGTGA
- a CDS encoding PTS transporter subunit EIIC: MSGTTRSRFNLAPLQKFGRSLMLPIAALPVAALLLRLGQPDLLGADGLGWNDVAAVIGAAGGAIFDNLPLLFALGVAIGMAKKADGSTALAAVVGYLVFKGVGEALSPTILGLPAEGDEQQLINYGVLGGIVSGLIAGFLWQKYHRISLPPYLAFFGGRRFVPIITAITMMIVAVLTSFLYKGFDAGLTNLGDWVTDNDVVGGFVYGTLNRLLIPLGLHHILNSGPWFLIGSYQDSAGEVWTGDIARFLHGDPTAGAFMTGFFPIMMFALPAAALAIWHEAKPQNKKLVGGIMLSAALTSFLTGVTEPLEFAFMFVAWPLYVIHAILTGTSMALVNALGVKDGFGFSAGLFDYALNWNIATDPWLIIPIGLGYAAVYYFLFRFVIRKWNLKTPGREDDEAESLVEADTSA, encoded by the coding sequence ATGAGCGGCACCACCAGGAGCAGGTTCAACCTCGCTCCGCTCCAGAAGTTCGGGCGCAGCCTGATGCTCCCGATCGCGGCCCTCCCCGTGGCAGCCCTGCTGCTGCGCCTGGGCCAGCCCGACCTCCTGGGCGCCGACGGTCTCGGCTGGAACGACGTCGCAGCCGTCATCGGTGCCGCCGGTGGAGCCATCTTCGACAACCTGCCCCTGCTCTTCGCGCTCGGCGTGGCGATCGGGATGGCGAAGAAGGCCGACGGCTCGACCGCGCTCGCGGCCGTGGTGGGCTACCTCGTCTTCAAGGGCGTCGGCGAGGCGCTGTCGCCGACGATCCTCGGCCTGCCGGCCGAGGGCGACGAGCAGCAGCTGATCAACTACGGCGTGCTCGGCGGCATCGTGTCGGGCCTGATCGCCGGGTTCCTCTGGCAGAAGTACCACCGGATCTCGCTGCCGCCCTACCTCGCCTTCTTCGGCGGGCGCCGCTTCGTGCCGATCATCACCGCCATCACGATGATGATCGTCGCCGTCCTCACGAGCTTCCTCTACAAGGGCTTCGACGCCGGCCTGACCAACCTCGGCGACTGGGTCACGGACAACGACGTGGTCGGCGGCTTCGTCTACGGCACGCTCAACCGGCTGCTGATCCCCCTGGGCCTGCACCACATCCTCAACTCCGGACCGTGGTTCCTCATCGGGTCCTACCAGGACTCGGCCGGCGAGGTCTGGACCGGCGACATCGCCCGCTTCCTGCACGGTGACCCCACCGCCGGCGCCTTCATGACCGGCTTCTTCCCGATCATGATGTTCGCCCTCCCGGCCGCCGCGCTCGCGATCTGGCACGAGGCCAAGCCGCAGAACAAGAAGCTCGTCGGCGGCATCATGCTCTCCGCCGCCCTGACGTCGTTCCTCACCGGCGTCACCGAGCCGCTGGAGTTCGCCTTCATGTTCGTCGCGTGGCCGCTCTACGTGATCCACGCGATCCTCACCGGCACGTCGATGGCGCTGGTCAACGCGCTCGGGGTCAAGGACGGCTTCGGCTTCTCCGCGGGCCTGTTCGACTACGCGCTCAACTGGAACATCGCCACGGATCCCTGGCTGATCATCCCGATCGGGCTCGGCTACGCGGCCGTCTACTACTTCCTGTTCCGCTTCGTCATCCGGAAGTGGAACCTGAAGACGCCCGGGCGCGAGGACGACGAGGCGGAGTCGCTCGTCGAGGCCGACACCTCGGCGTGA